The following proteins are co-located in the Vigna angularis cultivar LongXiaoDou No.4 chromosome 2, ASM1680809v1, whole genome shotgun sequence genome:
- the LOC108329320 gene encoding F-box/kelch-repeat protein At1g57790 isoform X1, with translation MSGKRKRKLKLLSDTITDNRRSVDEMKSEHLELQSWADLPAELLELILSRLILADNIRASAVCKRWHSVASDVRVVSQSPWLMYFPKFGDCYEFYDPVQRKTYTLELPELNGSRVCYTKDGWLLLYRPRTHRVFFFNPFTRELIKLPRFEMTYQIVAFSCAPTSPDCVLFTVKHVSPTVVAISTCYPGATEWTTINHPNRLPFVSSIWNKLVFCNGLFYCLSLTGWLGVFDPVECIWSVLAVPPPKCPENFFAKNWWKGKFMTEHGGDILVIYTCCSENPIIFKLDQTLMKWEEMRTLDGVTLFASFLSSHSRTDLIGVMRNNVYFSKVRFYGKRCISFSLDDYRYYPRKQCHDWGEQDPFENIWIEPPKDFSACM, from the exons ATGTCGgggaagagaaagaggaagtTGAAATT GCTAAGCGACACAATCACAGACAATAGAAGGTCAGTTGATGAGATGAAAAGTGAACATTTGGAGCTGCAATCCTGGGCTGATCTCCCTGCTGAACTCTTAGAACTAATCTTGTCCCGATTGATCCTTGCTGATAATATCCGTGCTTCTGCTGTTTGCAAGAGATGGCATTCTGTTGCTAGTGATGTCCGTGTAGTAAGCCAATCACCATGGCTTATGTATTTTCCAAAGTTTGGTGACTGTTATGAATTCTATGATCCTGTGCAGCGTAAGACCTACACCCTTGAGTTGCCAGAGTTGAATGGATCCAGAGTTTGTTATACAAAAGATGGTTGGTTGTTGCTATACCGGCCCCGAACTCACCGAGTATTCTTCTTCAATCCCTTTACTCGGGAGCTGATAAAACTGCCAAGATTTGAGATGACATACCAGATTGTTGCCTTCTCTTGTGCCCCAACATCACCTGACTGTGTTCTGTTTACTGTTAAGCATGTTAGTCCTACTGTTGTGGCTATTAGCACTTGTTATCCTGGGGCGACAGAATGGACCACTATTAATCACCCAAATCGCTTGCCCTTTGTCAGTAGCATTTGGAATAAACTTGTGTTTTGTAATGGgttattttattgtttgagCCTCACAGGTTGGCTTGGGGTGTTTGACCCGGTTGAATGTATTTGGAGTGTTCTAGCAGTACCTCCACCTAAATGCCCAGAGAATTTTTTTGCCAAAAACTGGTGGAAGGGGAAATTTATGACAGAGCACGGAGGAGATATATTAGTAATCTATACATGCTGTAGTGAGAACCCCATTATTTTCAAGTTAGATCAGACATTAATGAAATGGGAAGAGATGAGAACTCTAGATGGAGTAACTCTTTTTGCTAGTTTTTTGTCTTCTCATTCCAGGACCGACCTCATTGGAGTAATGAGGAACAATGTCTACTTCTCTAAAGTTCGTTTCTATGGGAAGCGTTGCATATCATTCTCTCTTGATGACTATAGATACTATCCCCGTAAACAGTGTCATGACTGGGGAGAACAAGATCCTTTTGAGAACATCTGGATTGAACCACCAAAGGACTTTTCGGCTTGCATGTGA
- the LOC108329320 gene encoding F-box/kelch-repeat protein At1g57790 isoform X2, which translates to MKSEHLELQSWADLPAELLELILSRLILADNIRASAVCKRWHSVASDVRVVSQSPWLMYFPKFGDCYEFYDPVQRKTYTLELPELNGSRVCYTKDGWLLLYRPRTHRVFFFNPFTRELIKLPRFEMTYQIVAFSCAPTSPDCVLFTVKHVSPTVVAISTCYPGATEWTTINHPNRLPFVSSIWNKLVFCNGLFYCLSLTGWLGVFDPVECIWSVLAVPPPKCPENFFAKNWWKGKFMTEHGGDILVIYTCCSENPIIFKLDQTLMKWEEMRTLDGVTLFASFLSSHSRTDLIGVMRNNVYFSKVRFYGKRCISFSLDDYRYYPRKQCHDWGEQDPFENIWIEPPKDFSACM; encoded by the coding sequence ATGAAAAGTGAACATTTGGAGCTGCAATCCTGGGCTGATCTCCCTGCTGAACTCTTAGAACTAATCTTGTCCCGATTGATCCTTGCTGATAATATCCGTGCTTCTGCTGTTTGCAAGAGATGGCATTCTGTTGCTAGTGATGTCCGTGTAGTAAGCCAATCACCATGGCTTATGTATTTTCCAAAGTTTGGTGACTGTTATGAATTCTATGATCCTGTGCAGCGTAAGACCTACACCCTTGAGTTGCCAGAGTTGAATGGATCCAGAGTTTGTTATACAAAAGATGGTTGGTTGTTGCTATACCGGCCCCGAACTCACCGAGTATTCTTCTTCAATCCCTTTACTCGGGAGCTGATAAAACTGCCAAGATTTGAGATGACATACCAGATTGTTGCCTTCTCTTGTGCCCCAACATCACCTGACTGTGTTCTGTTTACTGTTAAGCATGTTAGTCCTACTGTTGTGGCTATTAGCACTTGTTATCCTGGGGCGACAGAATGGACCACTATTAATCACCCAAATCGCTTGCCCTTTGTCAGTAGCATTTGGAATAAACTTGTGTTTTGTAATGGgttattttattgtttgagCCTCACAGGTTGGCTTGGGGTGTTTGACCCGGTTGAATGTATTTGGAGTGTTCTAGCAGTACCTCCACCTAAATGCCCAGAGAATTTTTTTGCCAAAAACTGGTGGAAGGGGAAATTTATGACAGAGCACGGAGGAGATATATTAGTAATCTATACATGCTGTAGTGAGAACCCCATTATTTTCAAGTTAGATCAGACATTAATGAAATGGGAAGAGATGAGAACTCTAGATGGAGTAACTCTTTTTGCTAGTTTTTTGTCTTCTCATTCCAGGACCGACCTCATTGGAGTAATGAGGAACAATGTCTACTTCTCTAAAGTTCGTTTCTATGGGAAGCGTTGCATATCATTCTCTCTTGATGACTATAGATACTATCCCCGTAAACAGTGTCATGACTGGGGAGAACAAGATCCTTTTGAGAACATCTGGATTGAACCACCAAAGGACTTTTCGGCTTGCATGTGA